From the Thiomicrospira sp. XS5 genome, one window contains:
- a CDS encoding 2-oxoacid:acceptor oxidoreductase subunit alpha, producing the protein MSDNASSSLPAAAELHNTLAVSISGSGGTGAVTVGLILLDAVAKAGFYGVMNRSFGPQIRGGESAVMLHFSDRPIETLAEYSHVHLALDWLKFERFHDEIPLTSDSLVIYDNSREKPPGLVENTGATLIGVALQEAVRNLKGSRINMFALGILAQQIGLSLDTVEAALRKTLGKKGDEVVQQSLEAVKIGTTLVAETPYCRLPDWTPTDTPRWNISGNEACGLGALRGGLKLAAAYPITPATDIVEYLAPRIEQLGGHVLIAEDELAAMNMVIGGSFGGLPSMTATSGPGFALMTEAMGLAIASETPALVVTVMRGGPSTGIPTKSEQTDLNQVLYAFHGEAPHVVVAPLNVQEMVPISQWSLGLAEALQTLVVEVTDQHLGQCRAIIDPVPPQDFGLQRKTATPQEGAYRRYQLTEDAISPIAWPGMPDTQYTADGLEHTEVGVPSSMASDHSEQLAKRARKIAEFDYGDRWASLDLPPKTKTVVITWGSSYEAVRVAIDNLNADGANIGLIALRLLMPLQTDALQKHFKSKQVIVIEQNASGQLYHYLLSQNAIPVKAVSIAEAGPILFNPARVEHHLTACLENNQ; encoded by the coding sequence ATGTCGGACAACGCCTCGTCTTCGCTGCCAGCCGCAGCCGAACTGCACAACACCTTGGCGGTGTCCATTTCCGGCTCCGGCGGCACCGGCGCCGTCACCGTCGGGTTGATTCTGCTGGACGCGGTGGCCAAGGCGGGCTTTTACGGCGTGATGAACCGCTCCTTCGGCCCACAGATTCGTGGCGGCGAATCGGCCGTGATGCTGCATTTTTCCGACCGGCCCATCGAAACCCTGGCCGAATATTCCCACGTACACCTGGCGTTGGATTGGTTGAAGTTCGAACGCTTCCACGATGAAATCCCGCTGACCTCGGACAGTCTGGTGATTTACGACAACAGCCGCGAAAAACCGCCAGGCCTGGTGGAAAACACCGGTGCCACCTTGATTGGCGTCGCCTTGCAAGAAGCGGTGCGTAACCTCAAAGGTAGCCGCATCAACATGTTCGCGCTCGGCATTCTCGCCCAACAAATCGGCCTGTCGTTGGACACCGTGGAAGCCGCCCTGCGCAAAACCCTCGGCAAAAAAGGCGACGAGGTTGTCCAGCAATCGTTGGAAGCCGTCAAAATCGGCACCACGCTAGTGGCGGAGACACCCTATTGTCGTCTGCCGGATTGGACGCCCACCGACACGCCGCGCTGGAATATCAGCGGCAACGAAGCCTGCGGACTGGGCGCCCTGCGCGGCGGCTTGAAGCTGGCCGCGGCTTATCCGATCACCCCCGCTACCGATATTGTCGAATACCTCGCACCGCGCATCGAACAACTGGGCGGCCATGTGCTGATTGCCGAAGACGAACTCGCCGCCATGAACATGGTCATCGGCGGTTCTTTCGGCGGTTTGCCGAGCATGACCGCCACCTCCGGCCCCGGCTTTGCCTTGATGACCGAAGCGATGGGCCTCGCCATCGCCAGCGAAACGCCCGCATTGGTAGTCACGGTGATGCGCGGCGGGCCGTCCACCGGCATTCCCACCAAATCCGAACAAACCGATTTAAACCAAGTGCTGTATGCTTTCCACGGCGAAGCGCCGCACGTGGTGGTCGCACCGTTGAACGTGCAGGAAATGGTGCCGATTTCGCAATGGTCTCTCGGTCTGGCCGAAGCCCTGCAAACGCTGGTGGTGGAAGTCACCGACCAGCATTTGGGACAATGCCGCGCCATTATCGACCCGGTGCCGCCGCAGGATTTCGGGTTGCAACGCAAAACCGCCACACCGCAGGAAGGCGCTTACCGTCGATACCAACTGACCGAAGACGCCATTTCACCGATTGCCTGGCCGGGCATGCCGGACACCCAATACACCGCCGATGGTTTGGAGCACACCGAAGTCGGCGTGCCGTCGTCGATGGCCTCCGACCATTCGGAACAACTGGCGAAACGCGCCCGCAAAATCGCCGAGTTCGATTACGGCGACCGATGGGCCAGCCTCGACCTGCCGCCGAAAACCAAAACCGTCGTCATCACCTGGGGTTCCAGTTATGAAGCGGTGCGCGTGGCCATCGACAACCTGAATGCCGACGGCGCCAACATCGGCTTGATCGCTTTGCGCCTGTTGATGCCGCTGCAAACCGACGCCTTGCAAAAACACTTCAAAAGCAAACAGGTCATCGTCATCGAACAAAACGCCAGCGGCCAGTTGTATCATTATCTGCTGTCGCAAAATGCGATTCCGGTCAAAGCCGTTTCTATCGCCGAAGCCGGGCCGATTCTGTTCAATCCCGCCCGTGTCGAACACCACTTGACCGCCTGTCTGGAGAATAACCAATGA
- a CDS encoding RNA pseudouridine synthase: MTTTPDIENATATPLECHFTLAQEQSLLDALQTHLPDGVTFSNQALKRFCQQGAVWVAEPLKKTDANSETPKLTRPGRIRRAKKVLPAGSEVSFYYNPVVLNSEIPSPVLITDEQTYSVWYKPKGVLSQGSKWGDHTTLYRWVESEYRFEQAPHQRPCWPIHRLDKATDGLMLLAHNKKTAQQLAQRFERTNAKDEPDEPRQPHIRKTYQAWVKGEFPPDTVTLDAPIDGKTARSHATRLAYDAERHQSRVEVTIDTGRKHQIRIHLAQAGFPIIGDRLHGNADENAPDLQLTAVRLTLLSENGEMEQDYNLPDALNTLMA, from the coding sequence ATGACCACGACACCCGACATCGAAAACGCCACCGCCACACCGTTGGAATGCCACTTTACGCTGGCGCAGGAACAATCGCTTCTGGACGCCTTGCAAACGCATTTACCGGACGGCGTGACCTTTTCCAATCAAGCCTTAAAACGCTTTTGCCAACAAGGCGCGGTCTGGGTGGCCGAACCGTTAAAAAAAACTGACGCCAACAGCGAAACTCCAAAATTAACCCGGCCTGGCCGAATCCGCCGCGCCAAAAAAGTTCTGCCGGCCGGCAGCGAGGTGTCGTTTTACTACAATCCGGTGGTGTTGAACAGCGAGATTCCCTCGCCAGTATTGATCACGGACGAACAAACATACAGCGTTTGGTACAAACCCAAAGGCGTGCTGTCGCAAGGTTCGAAATGGGGCGACCACACCACCTTGTACCGCTGGGTGGAAAGCGAATACCGTTTCGAACAAGCGCCGCACCAGCGCCCTTGTTGGCCGATTCACCGTCTCGACAAAGCCACCGACGGTCTCATGCTGTTGGCACACAACAAGAAAACCGCCCAGCAACTCGCACAACGTTTTGAACGCACGAACGCCAAGGACGAGCCGGATGAACCGCGACAACCGCACATTCGTAAAACCTACCAGGCTTGGGTAAAAGGGGAATTCCCGCCGGACACCGTCACATTGGATGCGCCGATTGACGGCAAAACCGCGCGCAGTCATGCCACGCGGCTGGCCTATGATGCCGAGCGGCATCAAAGTCGGGTGGAAGTGACCATCGACACCGGCCGCAAACACCAGATTCGCATTCATCTGGCACAAGCCGGTTTTCCGATTATCGGCGACCGCCTGCACGGCAACGCCGACGAAAACGCGCCGGACTTACAGCTCACCGCCGTGCGTTTGACACTGCTTTCCGAAAACGGTGAGATGGAACAAGATTACAATCTGCCCGATGCACTCAATACGCTGATGGCTTAA
- a CDS encoding multidrug effflux MFS transporter, which produces MPSLSSSNPSAANLSPMFLIVVVAMIGMLAPFTIDTYLPSFPAIEAELSANRDLLSQTLAIYLISFALATLFWGPMADRWGRKPIILISLVGYLVASILSALAQSIETLLLGRALQGTMLAGSLVASRAMLRDFFQGDEAQKAMALMMMLFTAAPALAPIIGGWLEMHLGWRSVFYFLAIYSVIIIMLFSLRVKESQSPEHVQSIHPLRILKGYWQSLVHPQFLRLVAAQGFIIGGFFVYVAGAASVVFDHLKLGEQDFWILFVPVVSGVLVGSILIHRLTHRFKATTLINVAFTLASLAVIINLIFESFLPVQAWLVIAPLVLYSFAFAMANPGLSLVALDCLPSQRGLASSVQSLFQMGMAGLVAALVVPYVQHSLQWMAISQAILVMLALLLWLSVRRQIQTTA; this is translated from the coding sequence ATGCCATCCCTTTCATCGTCCAACCCTTCGGCCGCCAATCTGTCACCGATGTTCTTAATCGTGGTCGTCGCCATGATCGGCATGCTCGCGCCCTTCACCATCGACACCTATTTGCCCTCTTTTCCGGCCATTGAAGCCGAACTGTCCGCGAACCGGGATTTACTCTCGCAAACACTCGCCATTTACCTTATCAGTTTCGCCTTGGCGACGCTGTTTTGGGGGCCGATGGCCGACCGTTGGGGACGCAAACCGATTATTCTCATCAGCTTGGTCGGCTATTTGGTCGCCTCCATTCTCAGCGCGCTGGCGCAGAGCATTGAAACGCTGTTATTAGGCCGCGCTCTGCAAGGCACCATGTTGGCGGGCAGTCTGGTGGCCAGTCGCGCCATGTTGCGTGACTTCTTTCAGGGCGACGAAGCGCAAAAGGCCATGGCGTTGATGATGATGTTATTCACCGCCGCTCCCGCATTGGCGCCGATTATCGGCGGTTGGTTGGAAATGCACCTGGGCTGGCGCTCGGTGTTTTATTTTCTGGCGATTTACAGCGTCATCATTATTATGCTGTTTTCCCTGCGGGTGAAAGAGTCCCAATCCCCCGAACACGTGCAATCCATTCACCCGCTTCGCATTCTCAAAGGCTACTGGCAAAGTCTGGTGCATCCGCAGTTTTTGCGGCTGGTGGCCGCCCAAGGGTTTATTATCGGCGGATTCTTTGTCTATGTGGCCGGTGCCGCCAGCGTGGTGTTCGACCACCTGAAACTCGGTGAACAGGATTTCTGGATACTGTTTGTACCGGTGGTGTCCGGCGTGCTGGTCGGTTCCATTCTGATTCACCGCCTCACCCACCGTTTCAAAGCCACCACCTTAATCAATGTCGCTTTCACGCTGGCAAGTTTGGCGGTCATCATCAATCTCATCTTTGAAAGCTTCTTGCCGGTTCAGGCCTGGCTGGTGATTGCACCGCTGGTGCTCTATTCGTTTGCGTTTGCCATGGCGAACCCCGGCCTCAGTTTGGTGGCACTGGATTGCTTGCCAAGCCAGCGCGGTCTGGCCAGTTCGGTGCAAAGTCTCTTTCAAATGGGGATGGCGGGATTAGTCGCCGCGCTGGTGGTGCCATATGTGCAGCACAGTCTGCAATGGATGGCGATATCGCAAGCGATACTGGTGATGCTGGCGCTGTTGCTCTGGCTGAGTGTGCGCCGTCAGATTCAAACCACGGCCTGA
- a CDS encoding NAD(P)/FAD-dependent oxidoreductase encodes MSQLENMTFDRKITRRDLIKVFGATAVAGTGIFGASNKAYAKSAPHVVVLGGGVGGSTFSKYLRFADPDVKITIIEQYPEYITCLRSNDVIVGMHTLDDLTFNLNTIKSKYNVNVVIDKVVGADFDKKTVRTEKGHSFQYDKLVVSPGIDFKFEDYEGYDAQLAAGDFPHAYKAGPQTLKLRDQLFGMRKGGVAIIAPPQNPFRCPPGPYERASFFAEHFKNFNPTAKLIVLDPKERFTKDVPFKKAWERLYGYKTDNALLEWVPGSDGGKVVGLDAKNKTVLTEFGEYKADVINIIPNQRAGKLAQKLGLTDRSGWCPIDRNSFESTIHKEVYVLGDSSIADAMPKSGYSANSQAKVCAQAVADTLKGNQLQKAIYSNVCYSLAGQNYGVSIAAIYEVRDGLIQPKGKSAGVSPITDKPAQPILEAVYQKNWQREFVKDVFS; translated from the coding sequence ATGAGCCAATTAGAAAACATGACTTTCGATCGTAAAATCACACGACGCGATCTGATCAAAGTGTTCGGTGCCACGGCCGTGGCCGGGACCGGCATTTTCGGCGCAAGCAATAAAGCCTACGCCAAGTCCGCGCCACACGTTGTGGTGCTGGGCGGCGGTGTCGGTGGATCCACTTTTTCAAAGTACCTGCGATTTGCCGATCCAGACGTCAAAATCACCATCATTGAGCAGTACCCGGAATACATCACCTGCTTGCGAAGCAACGATGTTATTGTCGGTATGCACACCTTGGATGATTTGACGTTCAACTTGAACACCATCAAGTCGAAATACAACGTCAATGTGGTCATTGACAAAGTGGTCGGTGCCGACTTCGACAAGAAAACCGTGCGCACCGAAAAAGGCCACAGCTTCCAATACGACAAACTGGTGGTCTCACCGGGTATTGACTTCAAGTTTGAAGATTACGAAGGCTACGACGCTCAATTAGCCGCAGGCGATTTCCCGCACGCTTACAAAGCCGGTCCGCAAACATTGAAACTGCGCGATCAGTTGTTTGGCATGCGTAAAGGCGGCGTCGCCATTATCGCACCACCGCAAAACCCGTTCCGTTGCCCGCCTGGGCCTTATGAACGCGCGTCTTTCTTTGCGGAGCACTTCAAAAATTTCAACCCGACGGCCAAGCTGATCGTGTTGGACCCGAAAGAACGCTTCACCAAAGACGTACCGTTCAAAAAAGCTTGGGAACGCCTCTACGGTTATAAAACCGATAACGCCCTTCTGGAATGGGTGCCGGGTTCCGATGGCGGTAAAGTCGTTGGGCTGGATGCCAAAAACAAAACCGTCCTCACCGAATTCGGCGAGTACAAAGCGGATGTCATCAACATTATCCCGAACCAACGTGCCGGTAAACTGGCGCAAAAACTCGGTTTGACGGATCGTTCCGGCTGGTGTCCGATTGACCGTAACTCGTTCGAATCCACGATTCACAAAGAAGTTTACGTTCTGGGCGACAGTAGCATTGCCGATGCGATGCCAAAATCCGGTTACTCCGCCAACTCACAGGCCAAAGTCTGTGCGCAAGCCGTGGCCGATACGTTGAAAGGGAATCAACTGCAAAAAGCCATTTACTCCAACGTCTGTTACAGCTTGGCTGGTCAGAACTACGGGGTATCCATTGCCGCCATCTACGAGGTGCGTGACGGTTTGATTCAGCCAAAAGGCAAATCGGCCGGTGTTTCGCCGATTACCGACAAACCGGCTCAGCCGATTCTCGAAGCCGTTTATCAAAAGAACTGGCAACGTGAATTTGTGAAAGACGTATTCTCTTGA
- a CDS encoding RDD family protein, translating into MDKKQEDIQPIVENETTPVTEPEAVAEAQVRYAGFWKRLAAYIIDFVVISFVFVIIGFALALMGLVDLNQEVPMEKYDNTVDLGSILITWGYFALMESSSKQGTLGKMALGIKVTDYDGQRISFLRATGRFFGKYLSAILLMIGFLMIAFTARKQGLHDILARTLVVNQR; encoded by the coding sequence ATGGATAAGAAGCAGGAAGACATTCAACCCATTGTGGAAAATGAAACCACGCCCGTGACCGAACCGGAAGCGGTTGCAGAAGCGCAAGTCCGGTACGCCGGTTTCTGGAAGCGTTTGGCGGCGTATATCATCGACTTTGTGGTGATTTCGTTTGTGTTTGTCATCATCGGTTTTGCCCTGGCCTTGATGGGCTTGGTGGACTTGAATCAGGAAGTGCCGATGGAGAAATACGATAACACGGTGGATTTGGGGTCGATTCTGATTACCTGGGGGTACTTTGCGTTGATGGAGTCGTCGTCGAAGCAAGGCACGTTGGGCAAGATGGCACTGGGCATTAAGGTCACCGATTACGACGGTCAGCGCATTTCGTTTCTACGCGCCACCGGGCGCTTTTTCGGAAAATACCTGTCGGCGATTTTGTTGATGATCGGTTTCCTGATGATTGCCTTCACCGCCCGCAAACAAGGTTTGCACGATATTTTGGCACGGACTTTGGTCGTCAATCAGCGTTAA
- a CDS encoding c-type cytochrome produces the protein MKKQLLTVSFCALTLAGTHTAQADVKTPTASGQAMAWQCAPCHGTNGQELQEAMPPLAGMSVEQFTEAMIAYREGTRPAVIMDRVARGFTDEEIKAMAEWFVKQPMKPWEETSLKESLAAQKAGSTGGQE, from the coding sequence ATGAAAAAACAATTATTAACCGTCTCATTCTGTGCCCTCACCCTGGCCGGAACGCACACTGCGCAAGCGGATGTTAAAACACCAACGGCCTCCGGCCAGGCCATGGCTTGGCAATGTGCGCCTTGTCACGGCACCAACGGGCAAGAGCTGCAAGAAGCCATGCCACCGTTGGCGGGCATGTCGGTCGAACAATTCACCGAAGCGATGATTGCTTATCGTGAAGGCACTCGCCCGGCGGTCATTATGGACCGAGTTGCGCGCGGCTTCACCGATGAGGAAATCAAAGCCATGGCGGAATGGTTCGTCAAACAACCGATGAAGCCTTGGGAAGAAACCAGTTTAAAAGAGTCGTTGGCGGCACAGAAAGCCGGTTCGACAGGAGGTCAAGAATGA
- a CDS encoding c-type cytochrome, translating to MTMLKRTLISACTAAFIGLSGAALAGGHGEKPEANPWTNFALQNTLNKMPAGNAANGKELGEQWMCTACHGETGKSPSRNYASLNGMPKEYTIKMMLDYRDGRRWENYKQANIMVKLAQSMSDQEIADLAAFYAEQPLTNWTDSTDVDPKIDRLVRKGDVNRMITPCASCHGVHGEGHGVVPSLAGQVPEYFVRTMKAYQDGQRHNDVNQGMSQFTHDLTDEEIQGLADYYAAMPAVKE from the coding sequence ATGACAATGTTAAAACGAACTTTAATTTCCGCCTGCACGGCCGCCTTTATCGGACTCAGCGGTGCGGCGTTAGCCGGTGGTCATGGTGAAAAGCCAGAGGCCAACCCTTGGACCAACTTCGCGTTGCAGAACACGCTCAACAAAATGCCGGCCGGCAATGCGGCCAACGGTAAAGAGTTGGGCGAGCAGTGGATGTGTACGGCTTGTCACGGCGAAACGGGTAAATCCCCTTCCCGTAACTACGCCTCTCTCAACGGCATGCCGAAAGAATACACCATCAAAATGATGTTGGATTATCGCGATGGACGTCGTTGGGAAAACTACAAACAAGCCAATATTATGGTCAAACTGGCGCAAAGCATGAGCGATCAGGAAATTGCGGACCTGGCGGCTTTCTATGCCGAGCAACCGCTGACCAACTGGACGGACAGCACCGATGTTGACCCTAAAATTGACCGTTTGGTGCGTAAAGGCGACGTCAATCGTATGATTACACCTTGTGCGTCCTGCCACGGTGTGCACGGTGAAGGCCACGGTGTCGTACCGTCCTTGGCCGGTCAGGTGCCGGAGTACTTTGTCCGCACCATGAAAGCCTATCAGGACGGCCAACGCCATAACGACGTCAACCAAGGGATGTCACAATTCACCCACGACCTGACCGATGAAGAAATTCAAGGTCTGGCGGATTACTACGCGGCCATGCCGGCTGTTAAGGAGTAA
- a CDS encoding M48 family metallopeptidase: MQTLQLDTETIEVVKTTRRGSIALKVEPDRIALMVPKQFSDATIESLIENERDWLLQQIRQHQAEMPKRLLLKNGHELLLFGEKVLFKEDHHTPVKTLSVALDGAHLMAYMKTARALKDPQATQRKKVVQFFSEQLQTYLEPRLQMFAEQIGVQPTEVTIRNYKSRWGSCYTDGRVQFNWRLAMAPKAVVDYVIQHELCHLIHPNHSADYWALVARHCPDFETHKQWLKDNGAALIAF; this comes from the coding sequence GTGCAAACATTACAACTGGATACTGAAACAATTGAGGTGGTCAAAACCACCCGCCGCGGTTCGATTGCCCTGAAAGTCGAACCCGACCGCATCGCCCTGATGGTGCCGAAACAATTTTCCGATGCGACAATCGAATCCCTGATCGAAAACGAGCGGGATTGGTTGTTGCAGCAAATCCGCCAGCATCAGGCGGAAATGCCGAAACGCCTGCTGTTGAAAAACGGCCACGAGCTGTTGCTGTTCGGCGAAAAAGTCCTGTTCAAAGAAGATCATCATACTCCGGTGAAAACCCTGTCGGTGGCGTTGGACGGCGCGCATTTGATGGCGTATATGAAAACCGCCCGCGCTTTGAAAGACCCGCAAGCCACGCAGCGTAAAAAAGTGGTGCAGTTTTTCAGCGAGCAACTGCAAACTTATCTGGAACCGCGCTTACAGATGTTTGCCGAGCAAATCGGGGTGCAGCCCACCGAAGTGACCATCCGCAATTACAAATCCCGTTGGGGCAGTTGCTACACCGACGGGCGAGTGCAGTTCAATTGGCGGCTGGCCATGGCGCCGAAAGCGGTGGTGGATTATGTGATTCAACATGAGTTGTGTCATCTGATTCACCCGAACCATTCCGCCGATTACTGGGCGCTGGTGGCGCGCCATTGCCCGGATTTCGAGACCCACAAACAGTGGCTGAAAGATAACGGCGCGGCGCTGATTGCCTTTTAG